One window of the Lodderomyces elongisporus chromosome 6, complete sequence genome contains the following:
- the RIX7 gene encoding Ribosome biogenesis ATPase rix7 (BUSCO:EOG09261YV6), whose protein sequence is MTRDNIVTSAIDQKIYNLVIDYLEEKSLANRKNLSSDELQDPLAGMESANNLTITQTTSIVQQRELSLKRVKKAQLEKSISKVLRIIREDEAEEIGTDEQALSAHHSEVDGNGELEGQEERDGEENGNNMMVVKDTNSTNKSVVSLWKTPTEDESENNEADNVGLKRKSRETSKTTTLKRQRRKVNYTTPTLDFSTLGGIDNVTTQLLEIIGLPILHPEIYLSTGVEPPRGVLLYGPPGCGKTTVANALAGELKVPFINISAPSIVSGMSGESEKKLRDLFEEAKSVAPCIIFMDEIDAITPKRDGGAQREMERRIVAQLLTLMDELRMENTNNKPVIVIGATNRPDSLDSALRRAGRFDREICLNVPNESQRESILRAMTKDIKLDGESLFNYRELSKLTPGYVGADLKSLVTAAGVFAIKRIFESLIQREDEKEAVSDGMDIDVRELSNDQQGALAQAFSKKSDVEKLSTIQKFLAAHPDPLTGEQLEPLSITYDDFINALHTVQPSAKREGFATVPDVTWNKVGALSSIRTELHMCIVQPVKKPELFSKVGITAPSGVLMWGPPGCGKTLLAKAVANESRANFISIKGPELLNKYVGESEKAVRQVFQRARASTPCIIFFDELDALVPRRDNSMSESSSRVVNTLLTELDGLNDRKGVFVIGATNRPDMIDPAMLRPGRLDKTLYIQLPTPDERFEILKTIVRANQSPIDNDVNLHEIAHEERCRNFSGADLSSLVKEAAVSALKRSFFHSHKLSNLDSSQFYDVNDDNEIDIKVNKSDFDQALSRIRPSVSDRDRAKYERLNKKLGWDVIGPESANDGANEGANNESL, encoded by the coding sequence ATGACTAGAGATAATATTGTCACCAGTGCTATTGaccaaaaaatttataatCTCGTCATTGACTATTTGGAGGAGAAAAGCTTGGCCAATAGGAAGAACCTATCGTCTGATGAGTTGCAGGACCCACTAGCAGGAATGGAGTCTGCCAACAACTTGACAATTACACAGACTACATCAATTGTACAGCAGAGAGAGCTTTCCTTAAAGCGAGTCAAGAAAGCACAGCTTGAAAAGTCCATTTCAAAAGTTCTTCGTATTATACGCGAAGACGAGGCAGAAGAAATAGGAACTGATGAACAAGCTTTATCAGCACACCATTCTGAAGTCGATGGCAATGGTGAATTGGAGGgccaagaagaaagagatggCGAAGAAAATGGGAACAATATGATGGTTGTGAAAGACACTAATTCTACAAACAAGTCTGTTGTGTCTCTTTGGAAAACTCCCACCGAAGACGAGTCTGAAAATAACGAGGCAGACAATGTTGGgctaaaaagaaagtcCAGAGAAACATCCAAAACCACTACACTTAAGCGACAGAGACGTAAGGTGAATTACACAACTCCAACTTTGGATTTCTCGACCCTCGGCGGAATTGATAATGTTACCACACAACTTTTGGAGATTATTGGATTACCGATATTGCACCCGGAGATTTACTTGTCTACTGGTGTGGAACCACCTAGAGGTGTCCTTCTCTATGGTCCGCCTGGGTGCGGGAAAACAACCGTTGCCAATGCTCTCGCAGGAGAGTTAAAGGTGCCGTTTATTAATATTTCTGCGCCATCAATCGTCTCCGGTATGTCGGGAGAGTCCGAGAAGAAATTGCGCGACTTGTTTGAAGAAGCCAAATCCGTGGCGCCTTGTATTATATTTATGGACGAGATTGATGCGATAACTCCAAAAAGAGACGGAGGAGCACAAAGGGAAATGGAGCGCCGAATTGTGGCTCAATTATTAACACTTATGGATGAACTTCGTATGGAAAATACAAACAATAAACccgttattgttattggtgCCACAAACAGACCCGACTCTCTTGATTCAGCTCTCCGTAGGGCAGGACGATTTGATAGAGAGATTTGTTTGAACGTTCCCAATGAAAGTCAGAGAGAGTCGATACTACGTGCCATGACCAAAGACATCAAGCTAGACGGCGAGTCCTTGTTTAATTACAGAGAACTATCAAAGCTTACGCCTGGTTATGTTGGCGCAGATCTCAAGAGCTTGGTGACTGCGGCCGGTGTATTTGCCATCAAAAGGATTTTCGAATCCTTGATTCAAAGAGAAGACGAGAAAGAAGCGGTGTCTGATGGCATGGACATTGATGTCAGGGAGTTACTGAATGATCAACAAGGTGCTTTGGCTCAAGCGTTTAGCAAAAAGTCCGATGTTGAAAAGCTTTCtacaatacaaaaattcTTGGCGGCACACCCCGATCCACTCACTGGTGAGCAACTCGAGCCATTGTCAATTACGTATGATGATTTCATAAATGCACTTCACACTGTTCAACCCTCTGCAAAACGAGAAGGGTTTGCAACTGTTCCCGATGTCACTTGGAATAAAGTGGGTGCATTAAGCTCGATAAGAACTGAGCTCCATATGTGTATTGTTCAACCTGTTAAGAAGCCGGAGTTGTTTCTGAAAGTGGGTATTACTGCGCCATCGGGTGTTTTAATGTGGGGACCTCCCGGATGTGGTAAGACATTGTTGGCGAAAGCAGTGGCGAACGAGAGTCGAGCCAATTTCATTTCGATCAAGGGCCCCGAGCTTTTAAATAAGTATGTTGGTGAGTCCGAGAAAGCTGTTAGACAGGTATTCCAGCGGGCACGAGCATCAACGCCCtgtatcattttttttgatgaGTTGGATGCCTTGGTGCCTCGTCGTGATAATTCAATGTCAGAGTCAAGTTCACGAGTGGTGAACACGTTATTGACAGAGCTCGACGGTCTTAATGACAGAAAGGGGGTATTTGTTATTGGAGCCACAAATCGACCGGATATGATTGATCCTGCAATGTTGCGTCCAGGCCGGTTGGACAAGACTCTCTACATCCAATTGCCCACCCCAGATGAGAGATTtgagattttgaaaaccaTTGTGCGCGCCAACCAAAGTCCGATCGACAACGATGTTAATCTCCACGAGATTGCACATGAGGAGCGATGCAGAAACTTTTCAGGAGCAGACTTGTCTTCGCTAGTGAAGGAAGCAGCAGTTTCAGCACTTAAGCGGAGTTTTTTCCACTCGCATAAATTACTGAACTTGGACCTGTCACAGTTCTATGATGTCAACGATGATAACGAGATTGACATCAAGGTTAACAAGTCCGATTTTGATCAGGCATTATCGCGTATACGTCCGAGTGTTAGTGACCGGGATAGAGCAAAGTATGAAAGATTGAACAAAAAGTTAGGATGGGATGTGATAGGCCCGGAAAGTGCCAACGACGGTGCCAATGAAGGAGCTAACAACGAGCTGCTCTAG